From a region of the Castanea sativa cultivar Marrone di Chiusa Pesio chromosome 10, ASM4071231v1 genome:
- the LOC142611851 gene encoding alcohol dehydrogenase-like 2 — protein sequence MESNNKSETAGKVLRCKAAISRIPGEPLVIEDIEVDPPQAWEIRIKIICTSLCHTDITFWKMKAGPAAVFPRIFGHEAVGVVESVGDHVEEFTVGDTVLPVFLPNCKECSDCKSQKSNICSIFENNFSPEMPRDGTSRFKDMNGEILHHFLWVSSFTEYTVVDVTHAVKITPEIPVDKACLLGCGVSTGIGAAWKVAEVEEGSMVAIFGLGPVGLAVAEGARQRGALKIIAVDLNPEKFDIGKKFGVTDFVNPETCGEKSVSEVIKELTNGGADYCFECIGLASLMQEAFLSSRKGWGKTVILGVEMHGAQVSLNPYEFLRGRSVIGSLFGGVKPKSDIPVFAKKYLDNELRLDEFISHELSFQDINKAFELHQEGKSLRCIIWMDR from the exons ATGGAGAGCAATAACAAATCAGAAACAGCAGGAAAAGTTTTGAGATGCAAAG CTGCAATTTCCAGGATTCCGGGAGAGCCACTCGTGATAGAGGACATTGAAGTAGACCCCCCACAAGCTTGGGAGATTCGGATCAAAATTATATGCACATCCCTGTGTCACACTGATATCACCTTCTGGAAAATGAAAGCA GGACCTGCTGCAGTTTTTCCAAGAATTTTTGGGCATGAAGCTGTTGG TGTTGTTGAAAGCGTGGGAGATCATGTAGAAGAATTTACAGTGGGGGATACAGTGTTGCCAGTGTTCCTACCGAATTGCAAGGAATGCAGCGACTGCAAGTCTCAAAAGAGCAACATTTGCTCaatatttgagaacaatttttccCCTGAAATGCCTAGGGATGGCACTAGCAGATTTAAGGACATGAATGGTGAGATTTTGCACCATTTCTTGTGGGTGTCTAGCTTCACTGAGTATACAGTGGTAGATGTAACCCATGCAGTGAAGATTACTCCTGAGATTCCAGTTGATAAGGCCTGCTTGCTTGGTTGTGGAGTGTCCACAG GAATTGGAGCAGCGTGGAAGGTAGCTGAGGTGGAAGAGGGATCCATGGTGGCTATCTTTGGGCTTGGACCAGTTGGACTTGCG GTTGCGGAGGGAGCAAGACAAAGAGGAGCTTTAAAGATTATAGCTGTTGATTTGAATCCTGAAAAATTCGACATAG GAAAGAAATTTGGAGTCACTGATTTTGTAAACCCTGAAACCTGTGGAGAAAAGTCAGTCAGTGAG GTGATTAAGGAATTAACAAATGGGGGTGCTGACTATTGCTTTGAGTGTATCGGGTTGGCATCATTAATGCAAGAAGCTTTTCTAAGCAGCcgaaag GGTTGGGGAAAGACAGTGATACTTGGAGTGGAGATGCATGGAGCGCAAGTGAGTCTTAACCCCTATGAGTTTCTCCGCGGTAGAAGCGTGATTGGCTCATTGTTTGGAGGTGTCAAACCCAAATCTGATATCCCTGTCTTCGCCAAGAAATACCTAGACAAT GAGCTTCGTTTGGACGAGTTCATATCGCATGAATTGAGCTTCCAAGACATAAACAAAGCCTTCGAATTACATCAAGAAGGAAAGAGCCTCCGTTGCATTATATGGATGGATCGATAG